In Luteitalea sp. TBR-22, one genomic interval encodes:
- a CDS encoding sigma-54 dependent transcriptional regulator → MPDAPLRLLAVGAPDSGIRIGLDRFQERHVVELRMADADGVEAAAEAWAPDVLLVIGSGRAADGPEALRTWRQRLPETDAVVVRPLEDAVRAAEWLRVGAFAVVNRPVEADELAEELDRAAERVRLRAENRQLRRQLEAPQRFPAIIGQSKKMLELLELVAAVAGSDANILVLGENGTGKELIANAVHAQSARAPGPFIKINCAALPKELIEAELFGYRRGAFTGAFTDKAGLLAMAEGGSLLLDEIGEMPSYLQAKLLRVLQEREFRPIGSDRSVRVDFRLICATNVDVEAALREGRLREDLYFRINTITARVPALRERLEDLPPLCQHFLALYNARHGRQLRGVSPTAYHRLMQHRWPGNVRELENVIERGVLVARGQELQPDDLPETVTAAAAPAGASPDLLPATATLAEIERMAILQALQRTNWNKQDAAQQLGLYRPTLYSKMKKHGITSPPRPRRRVGTEAPTESPA, encoded by the coding sequence ATGCCTGACGCGCCGCTGCGCCTCCTGGCGGTGGGTGCGCCCGACTCCGGGATCCGGATCGGCCTGGATCGCTTCCAGGAACGCCACGTCGTCGAACTGCGGATGGCCGACGCCGACGGTGTCGAGGCGGCTGCGGAGGCCTGGGCCCCCGACGTCCTGCTGGTGATCGGCAGTGGGCGGGCGGCTGATGGGCCCGAGGCGCTCCGGACCTGGCGCCAGCGTTTGCCCGAGACCGACGCGGTTGTCGTGCGGCCCCTCGAGGATGCGGTGCGCGCGGCGGAGTGGTTGCGGGTCGGCGCGTTCGCCGTGGTGAACCGTCCCGTGGAGGCCGACGAACTGGCCGAGGAACTCGATCGGGCGGCCGAGCGCGTGCGGTTGCGGGCGGAGAACCGTCAGCTGCGTCGCCAGCTCGAGGCGCCCCAGCGGTTCCCGGCGATCATCGGCCAGAGCAAGAAGATGCTCGAACTGCTCGAGCTGGTGGCGGCGGTGGCGGGCAGCGATGCCAACATCCTCGTGCTCGGCGAGAACGGCACCGGCAAGGAACTCATCGCCAACGCCGTGCACGCCCAGAGTGCGCGCGCGCCGGGACCGTTCATCAAGATCAACTGCGCGGCGCTCCCGAAGGAGTTGATCGAAGCCGAGTTGTTCGGCTATCGGCGTGGCGCGTTCACCGGCGCGTTCACCGACAAGGCCGGGCTGCTGGCGATGGCCGAGGGTGGCTCGTTGCTGCTGGACGAGATCGGCGAGATGCCGTCGTACCTGCAGGCCAAGCTGCTGCGCGTGCTGCAGGAACGGGAGTTCCGCCCGATCGGCAGCGATCGCAGCGTCCGCGTCGACTTCCGGCTGATCTGCGCCACCAACGTCGACGTCGAGGCGGCGTTGCGCGAAGGTCGCCTGCGCGAGGATCTCTACTTCCGCATCAACACGATCACCGCGCGGGTGCCCGCATTGCGGGAGCGGCTCGAGGACCTGCCGCCGCTGTGCCAGCACTTCCTGGCGCTGTACAACGCGCGGCACGGCCGCCAGCTGCGTGGCGTGAGCCCGACCGCCTACCACCGGCTGATGCAGCACCGCTGGCCGGGCAACGTGCGCGAACTCGAGAACGTGATCGAACGCGGCGTGCTCGTGGCGCGCGGGCAGGAGCTGCAGCCCGACGACCTGCCCGAGACCGTCACCGCCGCCGCCGCGCCGGCCGGCGCCTCGCCCGACCTGCTGCCGGCCACCGCCACGCTCGCCGAGATCGAGCGGATGGCCATCCTGCAGGCGCTGCAGCGCACCAACTGGAACAAGCAGGACGCGGCGCAGCAGCTCGGGTTGTATCGCCCCACGCTGTACAGCAAGATGAAGAAGCACGGCATCACGTCGCCGCCGCGCCCGCGGCGCCGGGTGGGCACCGAGGCGCCGACCGAGTCACCGGCCTGA
- a CDS encoding carboxyl transferase domain-containing protein, with protein MRCGAALPAGTRPTAAAGDRVDRLTSAVDPRSESFTRNAAHLRGLVEQLRARRDAAREGGGPDAQARQRAQGKLTVRERLDLLLDPGTPFLEFSPLAADGLYGGDAPGAGLVTGVGRVAGREVLIVANDATVKGGTYFPITVKKHLRAQDIALQNHLPCLYLVDSGGAFLPLQAEVFPDRDHFGRIFSNQARMSAAGLAQIAVVMGSCTAGGAYVPAMSDQTIIVNGTGTIFLGGPPLVKAATGEDVTAEALGGADVHTRLSGVADYFAEDDAEALHLARTIVSTVPTAPRPPVARVAPEPPACDPAELYGVIPPDLRTAYDVREVIARLVDGSRFDEFKARYAPTVVTGFAYLHGYLVGIVANNGVLFSESALKATHFIELCDQRGIPLVFLQNITGFIVGQQYERAGIAKDGAKLVHAVATTRVPKFTVVIGGSFGAGNYGMCGRAFDPRLLWMWPNARISVMGGEQAAGVLVTIKRDQLARQGRELSPEEEAAIRDPIREKYEHEGSPYYSTARLWDDGILDPLETRDALGLGVALSHHAPLPPRRVGVFRM; from the coding sequence ATGCGGTGTGGCGCTGCCCTGCCTGCGGGTACAAGACCGACTGCTGCGGCTGGTGATCGCGTGGACCGCCTCACGTCGGCCGTCGATCCGCGCAGCGAGTCGTTCACGCGCAATGCCGCGCACCTGCGCGGGCTCGTGGAGCAACTCCGGGCCAGACGCGACGCCGCGCGCGAGGGCGGCGGCCCGGACGCCCAGGCGCGGCAACGCGCCCAGGGCAAGCTGACCGTCCGCGAGCGGCTGGATCTCCTGCTCGATCCGGGCACGCCCTTCCTCGAGTTCTCGCCGCTGGCTGCCGACGGCCTCTACGGCGGCGACGCGCCCGGCGCCGGGCTGGTCACGGGGGTCGGTCGCGTTGCCGGCCGAGAGGTCCTCATCGTCGCCAACGACGCAACGGTGAAGGGCGGCACCTACTTCCCCATCACCGTCAAGAAGCACCTGCGGGCGCAGGACATCGCCCTGCAGAACCACTTGCCGTGCCTCTACCTGGTGGACTCGGGCGGCGCGTTCCTGCCGCTGCAGGCCGAGGTGTTCCCCGATCGCGATCACTTCGGCCGCATCTTCTCCAACCAGGCCCGGATGTCGGCGGCAGGCCTGGCGCAGATCGCGGTCGTGATGGGCTCGTGCACCGCTGGCGGCGCCTACGTCCCCGCCATGTCCGACCAGACCATCATCGTCAACGGGACGGGGACGATCTTCCTCGGCGGGCCGCCGCTCGTGAAGGCGGCCACCGGCGAGGACGTGACGGCCGAGGCGCTCGGCGGGGCCGACGTCCACACCCGGCTGTCCGGCGTGGCCGACTACTTCGCCGAGGACGACGCCGAAGCGCTGCATCTGGCGCGCACGATCGTGTCCACGGTGCCGACCGCGCCGCGCCCGCCGGTGGCGCGCGTGGCGCCCGAGCCGCCTGCCTGCGATCCCGCCGAGTTGTACGGCGTCATCCCCCCGGACCTGCGCACCGCCTACGACGTGCGCGAGGTGATCGCGCGGCTGGTGGACGGATCGCGCTTCGACGAGTTCAAGGCCCGCTACGCGCCGACGGTGGTGACCGGCTTTGCGTATCTGCACGGGTACCTGGTCGGCATCGTCGCCAACAACGGCGTGCTGTTCTCGGAGTCGGCGCTCAAGGCCACGCACTTCATCGAGCTCTGCGACCAACGCGGCATCCCGCTGGTCTTCCTGCAGAACATCACGGGCTTCATCGTCGGCCAGCAGTACGAACGTGCCGGCATCGCCAAGGACGGCGCCAAGCTGGTGCACGCGGTGGCGACCACCCGTGTCCCGAAGTTCACGGTGGTCATCGGCGGTTCGTTCGGCGCCGGCAACTACGGCATGTGCGGACGGGCCTTCGACCCTCGCCTGCTGTGGATGTGGCCCAATGCCCGCATCTCCGTGATGGGTGGCGAGCAGGCCGCAGGCGTGCTCGTGACGATCAAGCGTGACCAGTTGGCGCGGCAGGGCCGCGAGTTGTCCCCCGAGGAGGAAGCCGCCATCCGCGACCCGATTCGGGAGAAGTACGAGCACGAGGGGTCGCCGTACTACTCGACCGCCCGACTGTGGGACGACGGGATTCTCGACCCGCTGGAGACCCGCGACGCGCTCGGCCTCGGCGTCGCGCTGAGCCACCATGCACCGCTGCCGCCGCGCCGCGTCGGGGTGTTCAGGATGTAG
- a CDS encoding enoyl-CoA hydratase-related protein encodes MDGLQVERRGDEVWLTLDRPEVRNALDDRLIAALRDAARALSSEASVRAVVIAGRGPAFCAGADLAWMQRMREHDEVRNLDDAMVVAEMFHAVASLPMPVIARVHGPALGGGAGLLAASDLVLAADDTVVGFTEARVGILPATIAPYVIRRVGLAAARRLFLRAHRLGAAEAHATGLIDEICPAATLDDLVRARLDELALGAPSAHRATKALLAQLAPLPDAATRQRTAEAIARQRVSDEGQEGLRAFLERRQPSWQERPEGDA; translated from the coding sequence ATGGACGGATTGCAGGTCGAACGCCGAGGAGACGAGGTCTGGCTGACGCTGGATCGGCCCGAGGTGCGCAACGCCCTGGACGACCGGCTGATTGCAGCCCTGCGGGATGCCGCGCGGGCGTTGTCCAGCGAGGCGTCAGTGCGTGCCGTGGTGATCGCCGGGCGCGGCCCCGCCTTCTGTGCCGGCGCGGATCTGGCCTGGATGCAGCGCATGCGTGAGCACGACGAGGTGCGCAACCTCGACGATGCGATGGTCGTCGCCGAGATGTTCCACGCCGTGGCGTCACTCCCGATGCCGGTGATCGCCCGCGTCCACGGCCCGGCCCTCGGCGGCGGCGCCGGGCTGCTGGCGGCGAGCGACCTCGTCCTGGCCGCCGACGACACGGTGGTGGGCTTCACCGAGGCCCGCGTCGGCATCCTTCCCGCCACCATCGCGCCGTACGTGATCCGGCGCGTCGGGCTGGCCGCCGCGCGACGACTGTTCCTGCGCGCCCACCGCCTGGGGGCCGCGGAGGCCCACGCGACGGGCCTGATCGACGAGATCTGCCCTGCCGCCACCCTGGACGACCTCGTGCGCGCGCGCCTCGACGAACTCGCGCTCGGCGCCCCCTCGGCTCACCGCGCCACCAAGGCCCTGCTCGCGCAGCTCGCGCCACTGCCGGACGCCGCGACGCGCCAGCGGACGGCCGAGGCCATCGCCCGCCAGCGCGTGAGCGACGAGGGCCAGGAGGGCCTGCGCGCGTTCCTCGAGCGGCGTCAGCCGTCGTGGCAGGAGCGCCCGGAGGGCGATGCGTAA
- a CDS encoding acetyl/propionyl/methylcrotonyl-CoA carboxylase subunit alpha has translation MRKVLIANRGEIAVRIARACRERRLGVVAVYAGPDATRPHVLIADEAVCLDAPGDDRPVAAYLSVGRVIDAARATGADAVHPGYGFLSERPELAAACADAGLTFIGPPADVIARMGSKLEARRLMEAAGVPCVPGARPQDQSLDGLRAAAHAVGVPLLVKASAGGGGKGMRLVERMEDLEQALGAARREAESAFGDGTLYVERALADPRHVEVQVIGDEAGTVRHLGERECSLQRRHQKVVEEAPSPVVSPGLRARLGTAAVAAARAAGYRNAGTVEFLLHGEGDAAAFYFLEMNTRLQVEHAITEAVTGLDLVHLQLDVAEGRPLPSETADVTPRGHAFECRVYAEDPDAGFLPQSGRVLCYREPQGPGIRVDSGLREGDLVTPDFDPLLAKIVTHGPTRAVALARMREAVRTSVVLGLRTNLPWLGRVLAQPDVERGAVHTGWLAAHAGNLTPPASEALATLADAVATTCRRTGSGAAGVVASETSTSPWDTLGGWRA, from the coding sequence ATGCGTAAGGTCCTGATCGCCAATCGCGGCGAGATCGCCGTGCGCATCGCGCGCGCCTGCCGCGAGCGGCGCCTCGGCGTGGTGGCCGTGTACGCGGGCCCCGACGCGACGCGGCCCCACGTGCTGATCGCCGACGAGGCGGTGTGTCTCGACGCCCCCGGCGACGATCGCCCGGTGGCGGCGTACCTGTCGGTCGGGCGCGTGATTGACGCGGCCCGGGCGACCGGCGCCGACGCCGTGCATCCGGGCTACGGCTTCCTCAGCGAACGGCCGGAGCTGGCCGCCGCCTGCGCGGACGCCGGGTTGACCTTCATCGGCCCGCCTGCCGACGTGATCGCGCGCATGGGCTCGAAACTCGAGGCGCGGCGCCTGATGGAGGCCGCCGGCGTGCCGTGCGTGCCCGGGGCGCGACCGCAGGACCAGTCGCTCGATGGGCTGCGGGCCGCCGCGCACGCGGTCGGCGTGCCGCTGCTCGTGAAGGCCTCGGCTGGCGGCGGTGGCAAGGGCATGCGCCTCGTCGAGCGAATGGAGGACCTCGAGCAGGCGCTCGGCGCGGCCCGGCGCGAAGCCGAGTCGGCCTTCGGCGACGGCACCCTGTACGTGGAGCGCGCCCTCGCCGACCCGAGGCACGTGGAGGTGCAGGTGATCGGCGACGAGGCGGGCACCGTGCGCCATCTGGGCGAGCGCGAGTGCTCGCTGCAGCGTCGGCACCAGAAGGTAGTCGAGGAAGCGCCGTCGCCCGTCGTGTCTCCCGGTCTGCGGGCGCGACTCGGGACGGCGGCCGTGGCGGCGGCCCGCGCCGCCGGCTATCGCAATGCCGGCACCGTCGAGTTCCTGCTGCACGGCGAGGGCGACGCCGCGGCGTTCTACTTCCTCGAGATGAACACGCGCCTGCAGGTGGAGCACGCCATCACCGAGGCCGTCACGGGCCTGGACCTCGTGCACCTGCAGCTCGACGTGGCCGAGGGGCGGCCCCTGCCGTCCGAGACAGCCGACGTCACTCCGCGCGGCCATGCATTCGAGTGTCGTGTCTACGCCGAGGATCCGGATGCGGGATTCCTGCCACAGTCCGGACGCGTGCTGTGCTATCGCGAGCCCCAGGGGCCGGGCATCCGCGTCGACAGCGGACTCCGCGAAGGCGACCTCGTGACGCCCGACTTCGATCCGCTGCTGGCCAAGATCGTCACCCACGGCCCGACGCGCGCCGTCGCGCTGGCCCGCATGCGGGAGGCCGTGCGCACGAGCGTCGTGCTGGGGCTGCGCACCAACCTGCCGTGGCTCGGGCGCGTCCTCGCGCAGCCCGACGTGGAGCGCGGCGCCGTGCACACCGGGTGGCTCGCCGCGCACGCCGGCAATCTGACGCCGCCCGCGTCGGAGGCGCTCGCGACGCTGGCCGACGCCGTGGCAACCACCTGCAGGCGAACCGGCAGCGGCGCAGCGGGCGTCGTGGCGTCGGAGACCTCGACGAGTCCATGGGACACGCTCGGAGGCTGGCGTGCCTGA
- a CDS encoding biotin/lipoyl-containing protein — protein MPEWTVVRRTDGTWEARADDGARHVVHAASDADGAVWIQVEGEVLVVAPAERARRATASHGHALLEAPMPAQVVAVLVSAGDHVAAGATLILLEAMKMELPLRAPAGGRVGAIHCGVGDRVTPGRVLVDIVPGTPDDRPPTTSVQGEA, from the coding sequence GTGCCTGAGTGGACCGTCGTGCGACGAACCGACGGCACCTGGGAGGCGCGAGCCGACGACGGCGCGCGGCACGTGGTGCACGCGGCCAGCGATGCCGACGGCGCGGTGTGGATCCAGGTCGAGGGCGAGGTCCTGGTGGTCGCACCGGCAGAGCGCGCCCGACGCGCGACGGCCAGTCATGGGCACGCGCTCCTCGAGGCGCCGATGCCGGCGCAGGTGGTGGCCGTCCTGGTGAGCGCGGGCGACCACGTGGCGGCCGGCGCCACGTTGATCCTGCTCGAGGCGATGAAGATGGAACTGCCGCTGCGAGCGCCCGCCGGCGGCCGTGTCGGCGCGATCCATTGCGGCGTGGGTGACCGCGTGACGCCCGGACGCGTGCTGGTCGACATCGTGCCCGGGACGCCCGACGATCGACCGCCGACCACCTCCGTCCAGGGAGAGGCGTGA
- a CDS encoding hydroxymethylglutaryl-CoA lyase, with protein MAAVSIVELGPRDGLQNEAIAVDLAGRTAFVRALAGAGLRRIEAGAFVRPDRVPQMAGSDQLCAGLVGDTSLQAAGVRLSALVPNLKGLERAAAAGLREVAVFPAASETFSRQNLNQSVGEALVAAREVCTEATRQGIAVRGYVSTAFGCPYEGDVPIAAVARVCEALLAAGVHELAVSDTIGVAHPGQVRDVLATLMPVVTPGRLALHFHDTRGMALANVLVALEAGVTTFDACAGGLGGCPFAPGATGNLATEDLVYMLHGLGLAREIDLDALVGASAGIEAAVGHPLPSRCYRAARAVRRRA; from the coding sequence ATGGCTGCCGTGTCGATCGTCGAGCTCGGCCCGCGTGACGGCCTGCAGAACGAGGCGATTGCCGTCGACCTGGCCGGGCGCACCGCGTTCGTGCGGGCCCTGGCCGGCGCCGGGCTGCGGCGCATCGAGGCGGGCGCGTTCGTGCGCCCCGATCGCGTGCCCCAGATGGCAGGCAGTGACCAACTCTGCGCCGGGCTCGTCGGCGACACGTCGCTTCAGGCGGCGGGCGTGCGGCTCTCGGCGCTGGTGCCGAACCTGAAGGGCCTCGAGCGCGCCGCGGCGGCCGGCCTGCGCGAGGTCGCGGTCTTCCCGGCCGCGTCCGAGACGTTCAGCCGCCAGAACCTCAACCAGTCCGTGGGCGAGGCGCTCGTGGCGGCGCGCGAGGTGTGCACCGAGGCGACGCGCCAGGGCATCGCCGTGCGCGGCTACGTGTCGACCGCGTTCGGCTGCCCGTACGAGGGCGACGTGCCGATCGCCGCCGTGGCTCGCGTCTGCGAAGCGCTGCTCGCGGCGGGTGTCCACGAACTCGCGGTGAGCGACACGATCGGCGTGGCCCACCCCGGACAGGTTCGCGACGTCCTCGCGACGCTCATGCCCGTGGTCACGCCCGGACGACTCGCCCTCCATTTCCACGACACGCGCGGCATGGCGCTGGCCAACGTGCTCGTCGCTCTCGAGGCCGGCGTCACCACCTTCGACGCCTGCGCCGGGGGACTGGGCGGCTGCCCGTTCGCGCCGGGTGCGACCGGCAACCTCGCCACCGAGGATCTGGTCTACATGCTGCACGGGCTCGGACTGGCGCGCGAGATCGATCTCGACGCCCTGGTCGGTGCCTCGGCCGGCATCGAGGCGGCGGTCGGCCATCCGCTGCCGTCGCGCTGTTACCGCGCCGCGCGCGCCGTCAGGCGTCGGGCGTGA
- a CDS encoding SagB family peptide dehydrogenase — translation MNGQPPAPAGRVRRAPHVWCGWEAGGRVVRSARRAEGVPASPLVLSVLDRLDDWTTIDDLAAALDLPPTATRGVVDGMLAHDLLDEWVARDVDGGCAPLPTPWEAWAPAARLFHLATRDVAFGRPSADPPSSAADRPSPVLPPQGPFDVPLPAPRVPGALAPALATRRTHRRFASGAIGLGDLATLLGATFGVQAWAAAAEGPLALKTSPSGGARHSLEAWVWARAVDDLPAGLYHYRPDAHALTRLDGRQAPARVTMWLPAQEGYEGAAVVVVLASELARVAWRYRSARAYRVVLIEAGHLAQTFCLVATALGLGPFCTGALADTAIETALGLDADRRPVVYAMGAGIPAAGAWRPHEDRQAPVLTPTPHRVTPDA, via the coding sequence GTGAACGGGCAGCCCCCGGCGCCGGCGGGCCGTGTCCGCCGTGCGCCGCACGTGTGGTGCGGCTGGGAGGCTGGCGGCCGCGTCGTCCGATCGGCGCGACGCGCCGAGGGCGTCCCGGCGTCGCCGCTGGTCCTGTCGGTGCTCGATCGCCTCGACGACTGGACGACAATCGACGACCTTGCCGCGGCGCTCGACCTGCCGCCCACGGCCACGCGTGGAGTCGTCGACGGCATGCTCGCCCACGACCTGCTCGACGAGTGGGTGGCACGTGACGTCGACGGGGGGTGTGCGCCGCTGCCGACGCCGTGGGAGGCGTGGGCGCCGGCGGCGCGTCTCTTCCACCTGGCGACGCGAGACGTGGCCTTCGGCCGTCCCTCCGCCGACCCTCCGTCCTCGGCAGCGGATCGGCCCTCGCCGGTCCTGCCGCCGCAGGGCCCGTTCGATGTCCCCTTGCCGGCGCCTCGCGTGCCGGGCGCGCTGGCGCCCGCGCTGGCGACGCGGCGCACGCATCGCCGCTTCGCATCAGGCGCCATCGGGCTCGGCGATCTCGCCACCCTGCTCGGTGCGACGTTCGGCGTGCAGGCGTGGGCGGCCGCCGCCGAGGGGCCGCTGGCGCTCAAGACCTCGCCGTCCGGTGGCGCGCGGCACAGCCTCGAGGCGTGGGTGTGGGCGCGCGCCGTCGATGACCTGCCGGCGGGGTTGTACCACTACCGCCCGGACGCGCACGCGCTGACGCGGCTCGACGGCCGGCAAGCGCCGGCGCGCGTGACGATGTGGCTTCCCGCGCAGGAGGGCTACGAAGGCGCGGCGGTGGTGGTGGTGCTCGCCAGCGAACTGGCACGGGTGGCCTGGCGCTACCGCTCTGCGCGGGCCTACCGCGTCGTGCTGATCGAGGCCGGCCACCTGGCGCAGACCTTCTGCCTGGTCGCGACGGCTCTCGGCCTCGGGCCCTTCTGCACGGGAGCGCTCGCCGACACGGCGATCGAGACGGCCCTGGGACTCGATGCGGATCGTCGTCCGGTCGTCTACGCGATGGGGGCCGGCATCCCGGCGGCAGGTGCGTGGCGACCGCACGAGGATCGGCAGGCGCCCGTGCTCACGCCGACGCCGCATCGCGTCACGCCCGACGCCTGA
- a CDS encoding protein kinase: MGAHRTRLLELAASVADGTAEIDWQRLEATVDDEEDRQLLNDLRVLAGVAQLHRSDPPASVAGTRTTRARVVGRIGPALTDTDAPTVEERVLPPPATGPVDHWGHLELIEQIGQGSFGNVYRARDTRLDRDVALKLLRKGRQTAELAEKILHEGRILARVRHRNVVTVFGVEEQDGRIGLWMEYIRGRTLEQLLRSTGSFGAREAALIGQELCRALAAVHKAGLVHRDIKAQNVMREEGGRLVLMDFGAGQYVHAAGPTQSGRLTGTPLYLAPELLRGAEATVKSDIYGLGVLLFHLVTGQYPVSASSLDDLRQAHREGRRFRLHDARPDLADDFARVVERACHPDPARRYASAGALQEALARSLGLDSTITVDREAVAAAMAALPAAEPAAPMSGMVARPWTFRWWHIAAAGFLIGAILVALVAWLLPREPAPALQRATASTPVVAVRPMTVSASSFDPQTFAVATSLASRLRSSPEVRVTSAEAVAALNDAATPSTAILGTLQADALVELLPVRQLPDGYHANVRLLMAGALPVNLPAVGPSATLDSLGDALASALAPHLRLDPEALHGGATPSTVRGNAEALEHYARGLRQSATESAEGTAQACQSFKAATDADPEFAAGYARWAQCLLTQYRFNAIPAASAFEYARMAASTALARDASNADAHAALADLYAEDRRDWARAENEFHQALARDGSNVYARARFAMLLAGRGRTAESVEQLMEARRLAPLSTTLKGYLAMSLHYAGRDEEALDTFRQLRAVDASLESALVGQCRIFVVVGKFEEALTTCRQLLARRNGRDAFAQAQIGAALGRMGKHADAAAQLAQLRTQYDEAAPANRPDLAFFLATAYAGLEQPEQVFFWLELAARGKSSRLAYLRVDPRFALVRADPRWSRIVEIYESTV; this comes from the coding sequence ATGGGCGCCCATCGCACTCGTCTGCTCGAACTTGCCGCCTCGGTGGCCGACGGCACCGCGGAGATCGACTGGCAGCGCCTCGAGGCGACCGTCGACGACGAGGAGGACCGCCAGCTGCTGAACGACCTGCGCGTGCTGGCCGGCGTCGCGCAGCTGCACCGCTCGGATCCCCCGGCATCGGTTGCGGGCACCCGCACCACGCGGGCGCGGGTCGTCGGCCGCATCGGCCCTGCCCTGACCGACACCGACGCGCCGACGGTCGAGGAACGGGTGTTGCCGCCGCCCGCCACCGGGCCGGTCGATCACTGGGGGCACCTCGAGCTCATCGAGCAGATCGGGCAGGGCTCGTTCGGCAACGTCTATCGGGCCCGCGACACCCGGCTCGATCGCGACGTCGCCCTGAAGCTGCTGCGCAAGGGCCGCCAGACCGCCGAACTGGCCGAGAAGATCCTCCACGAGGGCCGCATCCTGGCCCGGGTCCGCCATCGCAACGTGGTCACGGTGTTCGGCGTCGAGGAGCAGGACGGGCGCATCGGTCTCTGGATGGAGTACATCCGCGGACGCACGCTCGAGCAGTTGTTGCGATCCACCGGGTCGTTCGGCGCCCGGGAAGCCGCGCTCATCGGGCAGGAACTGTGTCGGGCGCTCGCCGCCGTGCACAAGGCCGGGCTCGTACACCGCGACATCAAGGCGCAGAACGTCATGCGCGAGGAGGGCGGCCGCCTGGTGCTGATGGACTTCGGCGCGGGACAGTACGTCCACGCGGCCGGGCCCACCCAGAGCGGGCGGCTCACCGGCACGCCGCTGTACCTGGCCCCCGAGCTGCTGCGCGGCGCGGAGGCCACCGTCAAGTCCGACATCTACGGCCTCGGCGTGCTGCTGTTCCACCTGGTCACCGGGCAGTACCCGGTCAGCGCCTCCTCGCTCGACGACCTCCGTCAGGCGCACCGCGAGGGCCGGCGCTTCCGTCTGCACGACGCGCGGCCCGACCTTGCCGACGACTTCGCGCGCGTCGTCGAGCGCGCCTGTCACCCCGATCCGGCCCGCCGCTACGCCAGCGCCGGCGCGTTGCAGGAGGCGCTGGCACGGTCGCTGGGCCTCGACAGCACGATCACCGTCGACCGTGAGGCCGTGGCCGCGGCGATGGCGGCCCTGCCGGCGGCGGAACCGGCCGCACCCATGTCCGGCATGGTCGCCCGGCCGTGGACGTTCCGCTGGTGGCACATCGCGGCGGCCGGCTTCCTGATCGGCGCCATCCTCGTGGCGCTGGTCGCCTGGCTGTTGCCACGCGAACCGGCGCCGGCCCTGCAACGGGCGACCGCGAGCACGCCCGTGGTGGCGGTGCGCCCCATGACGGTGTCGGCGTCGAGTTTCGATCCACAGACGTTTGCCGTGGCCACCAGCCTGGCCAGCCGCCTCCGGTCCTCGCCCGAAGTGCGGGTCACGAGTGCGGAAGCGGTGGCGGCGCTCAACGATGCCGCGACGCCGAGCACCGCCATCCTCGGGACGCTGCAGGCCGACGCGCTCGTCGAGCTGCTGCCGGTCCGCCAGTTGCCCGACGGGTACCACGCCAACGTGCGCCTGCTGATGGCCGGGGCCCTGCCGGTGAACCTGCCCGCCGTCGGTCCATCGGCGACCCTGGACAGCCTGGGCGACGCGCTGGCCAGCGCGCTGGCGCCGCACCTCCGGCTCGATCCGGAAGCGCTGCACGGCGGAGCGACCCCGTCGACGGTGCGCGGCAATGCCGAGGCGCTCGAGCACTACGCCCGGGGACTGCGCCAGAGCGCCACCGAGAGCGCCGAGGGCACCGCGCAGGCGTGCCAGTCGTTCAAGGCGGCAACCGATGCCGACCCGGAGTTTGCAGCGGGCTATGCGCGCTGGGCGCAGTGCCTGCTCACGCAGTACCGCTTCAACGCGATTCCTGCCGCGAGCGCCTTCGAGTACGCGCGGATGGCGGCATCGACGGCCCTGGCGCGCGACGCGTCGAATGCCGACGCGCATGCGGCGCTCGCCGATCTCTACGCCGAGGACCGGCGCGATTGGGCGCGAGCCGAGAACGAGTTCCACCAGGCCCTGGCGCGCGACGGCAGCAACGTCTACGCGCGCGCCCGCTTCGCGATGCTGCTCGCCGGCCGCGGCCGCACCGCCGAGTCGGTCGAGCAACTGATGGAGGCGCGACGCCTCGCGCCGCTGTCGACCACCCTGAAGGGTTACCTCGCGATGAGCCTGCACTATGCGGGCCGGGACGAGGAGGCGCTCGACACGTTCAGGCAACTGCGCGCCGTGGACGCCTCGCTCGAGTCGGCGCTGGTCGGGCAGTGCCGCATCTTCGTGGTCGTCGGCAAGTTCGAGGAAGCGCTGACCACGTGCCGGCAACTGCTGGCGCGGCGCAACGGCCGCGATGCCTTCGCACAGGCGCAGATCGGCGCGGCACTGGGACGCATGGGCAAGCACGCGGACGCGGCGGCGCAGCTGGCGCAGTTGCGGACGCAGTACGATGAAGCCGCCCCGGCCAACCGTCCCGATCTCGCGTTCTTCCTGGCCACCGCCTATGCCGGCCTGGAGCAGCCGGAGCAGGTGTTCTTCTGGCTGGAACTGGCCGCGCGCGGCAAGAGTTCGCGCCTGGCCTACCTGCGCGTCGACCCGCGGTTCGCCCTCGTGCGTGCCGACCCGCGCTGGTCGCGCATCGTCGAGATCTACGAATCGACCGTGTGA